One part of the Microbulbifer sp. THAF38 genome encodes these proteins:
- a CDS encoding sodium:alanine symporter family protein, whose protein sequence is MQELLDRIIRAIDWANRLLWGGIEGEWWLGVLIIALLPIGLYFSIRSRFIQFRHFGHMTMVMVRGIHKDHPGSISAFQAFATSAAARIGTGSLAGVAVAITAGGPGSVFWMWMVAWLGMATSMVENTLAQVYKEKGEQPGTFRGGPAYYINKGLGPNWKWLSVSFSLFLLLCYGFIFNSIQSNTMATALNDAWEINPMLVGVVVAVTAAIIVFGGIRSIARFAGVVVPFMAIAYLTVAMVVLLMNLGDLPKILGAILKNAFGLEQAGAGALGAVVSNGIKRGLFANEAGLGSSPNVGAAADVKHPLVQGYVQMASVFLDTIVICTCTAAIILVADVYMVGNVEGVKLAQDSLASEVGSWGTGFVAFALLFFAFTSIIGNYYYGETNIFYLYHTPVSIFCYRIIFLLFILFGAWVSYSGSTENFTLLWRMADVAMGFMASTNILAITLLSGVAFKVLGDYEAQLNRGVKEPIFDARKCDIKGIDHEVWDRD, encoded by the coding sequence ATGCAAGAGTTGTTGGACCGAATAATCAGGGCGATTGATTGGGCCAACCGGCTTTTGTGGGGGGGGATTGAAGGGGAGTGGTGGCTCGGTGTCCTGATTATAGCGCTGCTGCCCATTGGCCTTTACTTCTCTATCCGCAGCCGTTTTATCCAATTCCGTCACTTTGGCCATATGACCATGGTAATGGTGCGCGGTATCCACAAAGATCATCCGGGCTCAATTTCCGCTTTCCAGGCATTTGCCACCAGTGCCGCCGCTCGAATTGGCACCGGCAGCCTGGCGGGCGTTGCTGTGGCCATTACTGCTGGAGGGCCTGGGTCGGTTTTTTGGATGTGGATGGTGGCTTGGCTCGGCATGGCCACCAGTATGGTCGAAAACACCCTTGCACAGGTTTACAAAGAGAAAGGGGAGCAGCCGGGAACCTTTCGAGGAGGGCCGGCGTACTACATCAATAAAGGCCTAGGCCCTAACTGGAAATGGCTCTCGGTGAGTTTTTCCCTCTTTTTGCTGTTGTGCTACGGCTTTATTTTCAACTCCATCCAGTCGAATACCATGGCTACGGCCCTCAATGACGCCTGGGAAATCAACCCCATGTTGGTGGGGGTTGTAGTGGCCGTAACCGCGGCCATTATTGTATTTGGAGGTATCCGTTCCATCGCTCGCTTTGCTGGAGTGGTAGTGCCTTTTATGGCCATCGCTTACTTAACTGTGGCAATGGTGGTTTTACTGATGAATCTGGGAGATTTGCCCAAGATTCTAGGTGCGATCCTGAAAAATGCATTCGGCCTAGAGCAAGCCGGAGCGGGGGCCCTGGGGGCGGTGGTGTCCAATGGGATTAAGCGTGGTCTCTTTGCCAATGAAGCTGGGCTTGGGTCTTCACCGAATGTTGGCGCGGCAGCAGATGTTAAGCATCCTTTGGTGCAGGGCTATGTGCAAATGGCCTCAGTTTTTTTGGATACCATTGTTATCTGCACCTGTACCGCGGCGATTATTTTAGTTGCTGATGTCTATATGGTGGGTAATGTGGAGGGGGTTAAGCTGGCTCAGGATTCCCTCGCGAGCGAGGTGGGTTCCTGGGGAACTGGTTTTGTGGCCTTTGCACTGCTGTTCTTTGCCTTTACCTCGATTATTGGTAACTACTATTACGGCGAGACCAATATTTTTTATCTTTACCACACCCCCGTTTCTATCTTTTGTTATCGGATAATTTTTTTATTGTTTATCTTGTTTGGAGCCTGGGTTTCCTACAGTGGAAGCACCGAGAATTTCACCCTGCTTTGGCGGATGGCAGATGTCGCTATGGGATTTATGGCTTCGACCAATATATTGGCTATTACCCTGCTTTCCGGTGTCGCCTTCAAAGTATTGGGGGATTATGAGGCACAACTTAACAGGGGGGTGAAAGAGCCGATATTTGATGCCCGGAAATGCGACATTAAGGGGATAGACCACGAAGTGTGGGATCGAGATTAA
- a CDS encoding 3-keto-5-aminohexanoate cleavage protein, whose product MSDEVVITCALTGVLTNPQQHPVPVTPEEMANSAREAFDAGASVMHVHFRVQEPGKGHLPSWDPQVALEIADAIRDKCPGVLLNFSTGTIGRDQCGPLECLRAGKPEIAACNAGSLNYLKARSNGSWAWPPMVFDNPVDKVEELLAVCRETGTRPEFECFDVGIVRSVGMYADVGMVDKPNYNLVMGVASGMPADPELLALLPKYMHADSLWQSTVIGREDIWPVHRKTAELGGHLRTGVEDTFYLPGGERASGNGQLIEALAVVAEECGRKVVSPERVREIFC is encoded by the coding sequence ATGTCCGATGAAGTGGTAATCACCTGCGCCCTAACCGGGGTGCTCACCAATCCGCAACAACACCCGGTTCCGGTAACGCCGGAAGAAATGGCAAACTCGGCTCGCGAGGCCTTTGATGCCGGGGCTTCGGTAATGCATGTGCACTTTCGGGTTCAGGAGCCGGGCAAGGGGCATCTACCCAGCTGGGACCCGCAAGTGGCGTTGGAGATAGCCGATGCCATCCGTGATAAGTGCCCCGGCGTACTTTTAAATTTCTCCACGGGCACTATTGGCCGGGACCAGTGCGGCCCGCTTGAGTGCTTGCGTGCCGGTAAGCCGGAAATCGCCGCCTGTAACGCTGGCAGTTTGAATTACTTGAAAGCCCGCTCCAACGGCAGCTGGGCCTGGCCGCCGATGGTATTTGATAATCCGGTGGACAAAGTAGAGGAGCTGCTGGCGGTCTGCCGCGAAACGGGTACCAGGCCTGAGTTCGAGTGCTTTGATGTGGGTATCGTCCGTTCCGTAGGTATGTATGCCGATGTAGGGATGGTGGATAAGCCCAACTACAACCTGGTGATGGGGGTGGCTTCCGGTATGCCTGCCGATCCGGAGTTGTTGGCATTGCTGCCTAAATATATGCATGCGGACAGCTTGTGGCAGAGCACAGTGATTGGGCGTGAGGATATCTGGCCGGTGCATCGCAAGACCGCTGAATTGGGGGGCCATTTACGCACTGGGGTGGAGGATACTTTCTATTTGCCCGGTGGCGAGCGCGCCTCTGGCAATGGCCAGCTGATTGAGGCTTTGGCTGTGGTCGCCGAAGAGTGTGGCCGCAAGGTGGTCTCTCCAGAGCGGGTGCGGGAAATCTTCTGCTAG
- a CDS encoding S9 family peptidase, giving the protein MSNNPKTISTPYGSWKSAINAELLVEGSVRLAEASLVDGRYYWLESRPSEKGRNVLVQYCPQNGRRDLTPAPLSIRSKAHEYGGGSYLVHGDTLYFVLAEDQRIYRMEIGSNLPEAITPVNESRYADLHLDIKRNRLIGIEEDDSGHAQGTEARARIISIDLQAPLSTAPKVLVEGADFYSNPTLNSNGDQLAFLRWHHPNLPWDGTELCQASLNEQGEITEITQVAGGDNESIFQPQWSPQGELYYVSDRNNWWNLYKLGQDTPLWKKDAEFATPQWVFGMSTYGFISAEEILCTYTENGLWYLAILNTRTGEHQLIEHAYCDIESLRCESGKAIMIAAASDSFPAIVSFNQASETLEVIASSNHRELPAELFSRAQAINFDVNGREVHGFYYPPQNPDFKAPEGEKPPLIVFSHGGPTGATSAGLNLKVQYWTSRGFAILDVNYSGSTGYGRKYRDRLTDKWGIYDVEDVCAGAEYLVNQGLADPERLLIKGGSAGGYTVLAALTFHNTFKAGASHYGIGELSSLAKDTHKFESRYLDKLVGPWPSAEEIYQQRSPIHHVEQLNCPVIFFQGMEDKVVPPNQAETMVKALKERSIPVAYITFANEGHGFRSGDSIKMALEGELEFYSRIFGFPLAETGPGITIENL; this is encoded by the coding sequence ATGAGTAATAACCCCAAGACAATCTCCACCCCTTATGGCAGCTGGAAGTCCGCGATCAACGCAGAACTATTAGTAGAAGGCAGTGTGCGCCTTGCGGAAGCCAGCCTGGTGGATGGGCGTTACTACTGGCTAGAGTCGCGCCCCTCAGAAAAGGGGCGCAATGTTCTGGTGCAATATTGTCCGCAAAATGGACGGCGCGACCTCACGCCCGCCCCACTGAGTATTCGCTCTAAGGCGCACGAATACGGCGGTGGTAGCTACCTGGTTCACGGCGACACCCTGTATTTTGTGCTGGCGGAAGATCAGCGTATTTACCGTATGGAGATCGGCAGTAACTTGCCCGAAGCCATCACCCCAGTAAACGAATCCCGCTATGCGGATCTGCACCTCGATATAAAAAGAAATCGCCTCATTGGTATTGAAGAAGACGACAGTGGTCACGCTCAGGGTACGGAGGCACGAGCACGGATTATCTCTATCGACTTGCAGGCGCCTCTGTCTACAGCGCCCAAGGTATTGGTTGAGGGAGCAGACTTCTACTCAAACCCCACCCTGAACAGCAACGGGGATCAATTGGCTTTCTTACGCTGGCATCACCCCAACCTCCCCTGGGACGGCACCGAGCTGTGCCAGGCCAGTTTGAATGAACAGGGAGAAATCACCGAGATTACGCAAGTGGCTGGCGGAGATAACGAATCCATCTTCCAGCCCCAGTGGTCGCCGCAGGGAGAGCTTTACTATGTCTCCGACCGCAACAACTGGTGGAATTTATATAAGCTGGGACAAGATACGCCTCTGTGGAAAAAGGATGCTGAATTTGCCACCCCGCAGTGGGTGTTTGGCATGTCCACTTATGGCTTTATCAGTGCCGAGGAAATTCTCTGTACCTACACCGAGAATGGTCTTTGGTACCTAGCCATCCTGAATACCCGTACTGGCGAACACCAGCTGATCGAGCACGCCTACTGCGATATCGAGAGTCTGCGCTGTGAAAGTGGCAAAGCGATAATGATCGCCGCCGCAAGTGACAGCTTCCCTGCAATCGTCTCTTTTAACCAAGCAAGTGAGACGCTTGAGGTTATCGCCAGCAGTAACCACCGTGAATTGCCCGCTGAACTTTTCTCCCGTGCCCAAGCAATCAATTTCGATGTCAATGGGCGGGAGGTACACGGCTTTTACTATCCACCGCAGAACCCAGACTTCAAGGCACCTGAGGGAGAAAAACCCCCGCTTATTGTTTTTAGCCACGGCGGTCCTACAGGAGCCACCTCCGCCGGCCTCAATTTGAAAGTACAGTATTGGACCAGCCGAGGCTTCGCCATTCTGGATGTGAACTATTCCGGCAGCACTGGTTATGGCCGCAAATACCGCGATCGCCTTACCGATAAGTGGGGCATCTATGATGTGGAAGATGTCTGTGCCGGTGCCGAATACCTGGTCAATCAGGGCCTGGCAGATCCTGAGCGACTGCTGATCAAAGGTGGCAGCGCAGGCGGTTATACCGTATTAGCGGCGCTGACTTTTCACAACACTTTCAAAGCCGGAGCCAGCCATTATGGAATCGGTGAATTGAGTAGCCTCGCCAAAGACACCCACAAGTTTGAATCCCGCTACCTGGACAAGCTGGTAGGCCCCTGGCCATCTGCTGAGGAGATCTATCAGCAACGCTCTCCTATTCATCATGTAGAGCAGCTGAACTGCCCGGTGATTTTTTTCCAGGGCATGGAAGACAAGGTGGTACCACCAAACCAAGCGGAAACCATGGTTAAAGCCCTTAAAGAGCGCAGTATCCCGGTTGCCTATATCACCTTTGCCAATGAAGGGCACGGCTTCCGCAGTGGAGACAGCATTAAAATGGCCCTGGAGGGAGAACTGGAATTTTACAGCCGTATTTTCGGCTTTCCCCTGGCAGAAACCGGCCCCGGTATTACCATTGAAAACCTGTAA
- the greB gene encoding transcription elongation factor GreB — MGRWRPPRPRGSRYITAEGARRMRAEVKFLWEEERPRVTQAVSDAAKLGDRSENADYIYGKKRLREIDSRVRFLTKRLEEITVVDQIPEDREKVFFGAWVTLEDEEGVVVSYRIVGPDEFDVKAGLISMDSPVARSLLGRRLDDEIDIRLGEKWQTYFITEIRYEE, encoded by the coding sequence ATGGGAAGATGGAGACCGCCGCGCCCGCGCGGCTCCCGCTATATCACTGCGGAGGGCGCGCGTCGTATGCGCGCCGAAGTAAAGTTCCTTTGGGAGGAAGAGCGCCCCAGAGTCACCCAGGCGGTCAGTGACGCCGCCAAGCTGGGGGATCGATCAGAAAATGCCGACTATATCTACGGCAAGAAACGCCTGCGGGAAATTGACAGCCGTGTGCGGTTTTTGACCAAGCGCTTGGAAGAAATCACCGTAGTTGACCAGATCCCGGAAGACCGCGAAAAAGTCTTCTTCGGTGCCTGGGTCACGTTGGAAGATGAAGAAGGGGTAGTCGTAAGCTATAGAATCGTTGGGCCAGATGAGTTTGATGTAAAGGCCGGCCTGATTTCCATGGACTCTCCTGTGGCTCGTTCACTGCTAGGGCGCAGGCTTGATGATGAGATAGATATTCGTCTGGGAGAAAAGTGGCAGACTTATTTTATTACTGAAATCCGTTACGAGGAGTGA